The DNA window GTTTGAAGTGATATCAATCATTTCTTTGTTACGTCATCAAGTTTATTACACAAAGTGAGTTCATCTATCCTTTACCATACAGCGGTGTGATTGTCAATGTAAGTGCACTGACATGTCTGAACCCCTTTTCTGGGTACTgaatgatagagacagtatagtgATAGTAGAAACATTATGAGTAGTTAGATGTGTTTGCACATAAAGCTGTCTTATTGTACAGCTGTGCATGTCAATGTGCAATAATTTGACTGAAATCTCTTTGTTTACTGTATTTTACAGGTAGTGATGAAATTGGCTTCATTGTTACTTACATCCCTTGCTCCCCTCTCACGCCGTCGCTTGACATAAAGAGTTAACTGAGCGGGGGAGAAACCTGAGAGCAGCTCTCCCCCCTCTGCTCGGCCAGCCAATCAGATCAGCCAGCCAGCTGGAGTTGAAGGGCTCTGAAAGTATAAAACCAAACTGCTCTGCACAGAGAGGTAGGATCTTGAGCTCAGGCAACAAACTGGAAAGAGAAGGGTGGTTCTGCAAACCACCTGACAAAAAAAACTACCAAGAACCTGAGCCAACGAACAAACAACGGAAAGCAGGCAACAATGAAGACAACACTAGCAACCCTGACTCATTGCCTGGTTATTCTGATGGCCACCGGCAACCCCTTCGAAAGGAGAGGAGGCTCGGCCACCAGCGGGAAGGAGAAGAAGATGCAGTATGCAGCGTGGGACGACGTGAATGTGATTGCCCATGGCCTGCTCCAGCTAGGCCAAGGCCTCAAGGAGCATGTGGACAAAACCAAGGGCCAGATGAGGGACATCACTGCCAAGCTGAAGGTCTTCAACGGCACTGCAGCGGACCTGGGCAAGGAGAGCCAGAGGCTGCAGGCGGAGGGCGAGGTGTTGAAGGCCAAGGCCCGGGGGCTGGAGGACAGGGAAGTCCAGGTTCTCAACGAGACGGCCGAGCTGAGGGAGAAGACAGCGGAGATGCAGCAGGAGAGGAAGCGGGTGGATGAGAGGATGAACAAGCTGGAAGAGAAGATGGATGACATGCTGCAGGGAGAGGGGCTGCCCGACATGAACATGGGCAACACAGGCAACTACAGCGATGCACGCATCATTCAGGTAAGGAGGGAATCCATGACTATTTGGTCATTCATTGTGTTCGGAAAATAAGCTATGATACAATTGTGCATTTGGTGAAAAGGAAGGGAATCAAATGACTTGAGATAAAAATAGATTACTAACAAGACAGACTGTAAGCTAACTGCTGCATGTCTCCCCCTTTGTGAGTTTACTTCTCTGCAGTTTCCATTGTATCCATTCATTTCTGATCACTTCAATTCTGATTGCTTCAGTTGAATGAAGGCATTACCATACAATGCTTTTTGCAGTGAGCAGCCTGGCATATTAATTTACTATTAATTTACATAAAACACCACAGCAAATAGATTAATTGATTAACATTAAGTAATGCGTAATACAGTAGGCTACTAGTATTATACTTTCTCCTACATTAGTCATGCATAATAGTTTGGCAAATGGCCTATTTGCTGATGTTCAGAGGAACAATTGGAGGGGGACAATAGATGCACTTTGATGGACAATAAATTGGTCTGGGATTATTTACATTGACTCAAAGGGATTTATAGATATTCAGCCTGAAGCAATGTCTGAAGGCATGCCAGTGGGTGTGTTTATTGTGCTGGAGTGCGTGGACTACGTGCTAAACGTTTGCCAGACAAAGGAACTGCACGCATTCGTTTCAGAATGTGTGAATTATATTTAAACCATGATATTTGGAACATAGCCCAGTAGAGGAAAATGTCACTCTTGATTTAAAGATCACGTGGAGCTGCTATAAGACCTGCCATTTACTTTTTTGTGGGATGGAAACCCCCTCGTTATTATGTGACCAGACTACCTGGTTGGAAATTACAAGCTGTTGAATGTGCTCGGATAGGCTATGTGAAATGCGCCCCCATTCAAAGTACAAGCACATAGTTATAGTCTAAAAACACAGATCACAATATCGGCTTTGTGGTGGGCTATTCCTATGTTATATGAAACCTAGGCTACTTAAAATTATGTCACAGGAGAAAGACTAACAGGGTACCTGTCTGTTTTCTTTCAGTGGATGCTGGAATCTCAGAATAAACGTATTGATGACCTGGTCAACAGAATCCAACTCCAGCAAGATAAACTTGAAAAGCAGAACGTGCGCATCAGGACCCTGCAACACCAGGTATGAAACATTCGGTGAATATCACTGGACCCATGTATAATTATTTAAACAATTCATGAGGCTATTATGAATTATTTAAAACGTCGTTTTCCTTGCTCACTCAGATTCAGCTGAAAAAAGAGAGACCAGCATTCAGGCGTAAACCAGAAGAGGCCGTTCAAAATGGCAGCATTGAGCAGCGCGACTCACCCATCGGTAAGTAAAGCCAAGCTTCATGTCAAATCCGTTGTTTAAATTGACGCCCAGACAAATATTGACCTCCCATGCCATCTGCTTTGAGgcttaaaacattaagtttaacTGGAGTTCCCTCTAAATGACGTGAAGGTTAGACAGTAATTAGCAGATAATTGCCTGCGCGTATCTATCTGCCCCAAGCCCGCGAAAAATGACGAACAGGTGATTGGCCATGCCAATTAATGCTCCTACCAATGACTGAAAAACTACATTACTTGTCTGAATGAACGTTTTCATTGGGTTCACAGTAAATATAATATATTCACAGTATAAAGAAAAAGATCACAGTAGGAAGTGTCAATGGAATTAGCTTACACACttaatacagtagtacagtaattGTAAAAGTGATCATGATGTCCTCAACCTACACCCAAACCAGACAGCTGTTAACATCTGAACTGTACTACTGTGGCCAGCTCATAATGTGGGCTTTCATCAGGGCTATATGGAGCTTGATCATGGCCAAGTAGGGAAAAGTTCAGACACTAGTTCCAGGATTTCTGGCAATGGAACAATGATTAACTCATGTCAAGTTCCTGTTTAGTGCTCTAGCTGGGGTCTGGTCTCACTAAAAAGTCAGCATTGAGGGATATGAATTAATCAATAGGCCTATACAGGATATGTGAGTCATGATTTAACTCTGAATGTGACCTATGCGAACCATGTCACTTTATGGATGTTGGTCAGATATGTGATTGACCTACTCAGAGTTGATTGAAAAAGAAAGTAACATTATCATACATACCATTTCAGTATATTGCCTGTTAAAACAAGTAAATTATCGCTCTCTCAGTCAAAAGCAACGTGACTTGTGGTTCTATCTAAATAGTGGGTTTTACACTATTTCCCACTGTCTGATAGCCACTGAGGAAAGTAGGTGAAAGGTGAACCCACAGGCCCAGAATTGTGAGATGCAGTCACCCAGCAGAACACAATGAGTCGTCTCACAGCAAATTCTGACGTCAGCAGGATTTCAGGAATTCTATGAAAGAAACAAGTCATCTGGCTGGACTCCAATTGGGGGATAGTTCAGCTGTCTCGGACAGTGTTAACTCAGGGTCACATCCCCATTACAGATGGATAACTCACACATCTGATGGAGCTTGGGGCGGAGGAGGGGGAGTTTTTGCAAatttagaacctaaaagggttcttcggctatccccataggagaaccctctgaagaacactttttggttctagggagaacccttttggttccaggtagaacccttttgaattccatgtagaacccttcacacagagggttctacatagaacccaaaagagttctacctggaacattAAAGGTTTCTTTatagggacagccgaagaaccgttttggaaccctttttgtTAAGAGTGTATGTTCCTCAGATTAGGTCATTTGGCCCAGAGCCAGAAAAGTCATGAAAGAAGGCAAGGAAAAGGAGGCGGTTTAGTTTAGTCTGGTGAACTTTGTACATACATCCTTTGTTGTTTTGAAGGCACTGACTGCATACCTCCTTGCTCCCTCCTTCCAGCCCTCCCATTTTTCCCTCTCACCATAAAACAGTGATACATCCCTCAAGAATGTGCAACCTTTCCCCCAGATCTATCAAAGTAGTCAAAagtccctcttctcccctcctccatccctccttcccctctccccatccccgtAGACCCCTGCTTCTCCGGCCGTAGATGAATGAGAAGTGTGCCAAAGTTGAGAGGAAACCCTGACCCCCAAGGCAAACCGCGACCACAACCACGTACCGTTAACCAATAGAGTTCATGCTTCGGCCTGAAAGGGTTATTCCAGAAGAGTGATGCATTGGGGTCCTGTGGTCTGCTCTTATGTTTGTTCAATAGCAACCAAGTCAAATCAATATCAATCAAACCAAAACCAATATCGATTGATTGGCTCCAATTCAATGAAAATATTTATTTAGACAATTGGTGCTGATAAAGAGTATCATAGCCGATGAACGTATGCAGTATCTATCAAGTCGGCATAAAATAAACTTGAACTCTTTCCTGGAAAACATTAAGGGTGTGCACCATCTCATGCCTCAtcaggcacatgacagccactGGGCCCCCCATACCTTTTGTTGATGCTGCCTGGCTGTCTCTATCTCATTGTACCTCATGTGCACAGCAACCAATCGCTACTAAGCTCTCTTTTGTTCCGGGCAGGTCAGACTAGGGCACAGCACATTAACTCTTGAGCTTTGTTAGGTTTACAATTACTAATAAACCCACTTCACGATAAGGCCTCTTTATGGGCTAACATTCAGCATTCACAGACCTGGAGAGCTACAATGAAGAAGCCAATGATAGGGATCCCAGATAGGGAAACCAGATGTATCCTGATTCCTGAACATCTAACCTAGTTATTAAGTGAAAGGTAAACATCCCTACAAAATAATATTTTAAAAACAGTAATATTTGACTTAAGTGACTGCTTCTGCTTGGATCCACCAAACCCCCGATTCAATACACACAGGTGTGAATTCCCTCAGTAGAAAACAAGTGGAGTTGTCAGAGGCAGAGAGGACTTTTGCCCCATAGCTCACAAACAAGTTCTATGTTGGCTGCTGTTCAAGGCGCTCAAGATAAGAAACCAGAGTTTTTGTTTTCTAGTTGAATGAGTCATTTATAAATAGAATATTTGTGCCAGCGAAGGGGAAAGGCCAAGGCACTGTTAGAACACAGGCCTTGACGATGTGTACTGATACTGTCTTGAGATACGAAGTGTGGGAGAACAATTGGTGAACCGTGttgtgtttttgtctttgtttttttCAGAGATGGCCTCAGACTGCCATGAGCTGTTTCTGAGAGGCGAGCCGGCCAGCGGAGTGTACACCATTCAGCCATTAAACTCCCAATCCTTTGAAGTCTTCTGCGAAATGACAACTGGTAAGTGGAGTTAGCCAGGATTTTGGCTCACCGTATAAGGTTACCCTATAGCTTAGTTTATGAACATATTGTATCCGTACATGTATGACAGTTGGCAGTAGTAAAAAAAAGACTAATCCCACTGCTCTTTTTCTTTCCTCTCTACAGAAGGTGGCTGGACCGTGATCCAGAGGCGCCAGGATGGCTCAGTTGACTTTGACCAGCTATGGCAGGCCTACCAGAGCGGCTTTGGCAGTCTGAATGGTAAATATATCCTCTGTTGTCTTTTATCATCTCCCTCAATACTTTCCTCTGGAGCTAGCGAGGTCACACCGAGGGTCGGACAGTACCACCCACATCCACAGCATAGAACAGTACAGCACAGAGCTCTTGACCCGAAACCTCCCGGTTCAGTTTGATTAACAAGCAGTgatactaacactgatacaggATTGTAGATATCAAGATCGAGGGATCAAATGGATTTTGATATGGTAGGTTTAGCATAAACAACCCTCTAATCTCCAGCTTTAATGTCCCTGGTGGCTTTAGGTGCCAGAAGTGACCAAATCGCATGGTCTATTCCTGTTAAATTAGATTAAGTGATTACCAGCCCTGTTACGATCAGATCCTTTAAGTTAACGAAGACACTGAGATATCTGGACACATGTATGGAGACTTTGCACATGCTACCATAGCCACGGATCAGGTTTTAACTcctttgatctctctctctctctctaggtgagTTCTGGCTTGGTCTTGAGAAGATGAGCGCCGTGGTCAAAGACACAGACTACATCCTCAAGGTTAAGTTCTCCGACTGGAGGGACGATTCTGAGAGCATCCAGTACCCCATCCGTCTCGGCGGGGAGGAGAGCCACTACGCCCTCCACATTCAAGAGACCTCCAACGGCAACCTGGAGAGCGCCCTGGCTACCGAGGCCTCCGGCCTGCCCTTCTCCACCCGCGACCAAGACAATGACCAGAAGAGCGACACCAACTGCGCCAAACACCTCTCTGGTACGTCTCCTCTTTTTCAAACTTCAAAGTAACTATTTGCTGAATTCTATCTAAGATTTATTTAGTCTACGATTTAAGATTTATTTAGTCTAATGTTTATCTCTCTATGACTCAAATTGGGAATGTAGCAGCAATGCCAATCTAACCAGATGTTTGTTCTCTTTCTCCAGGTGGCTGGTGGTTCAGCAACTGTGGACGTTCCAACCTGAACGGCCGCTACTTCATGAGCCCTCCTCCCAAGCAGAGGCATCAGAGGAAGCAGGGGGTCTTCTGGAAGACCTGGCGTGGCCACTACTATCCCCTGAAGACCACCGTCATGATGATCGCCCCCGCTGTGATGGAGAACAAGTCATAGAGGAAAGACGCTCAGCATTCTGACATATTTTCTCCTCTTGAACTGAAACACTGTTAGAGGTGGTTAGCCGATGACTTGGGTTGCTACCCAGTCCTGGCTTCACCCAGTGAGACTTCCAACAAAGACAAGGCCATTATAAAAAACATGAAATAACTCATACTTGAATGGGCTCCATGTTTCCAATTCTCTGTTTTTCAAAAGTCTTAAAGTCTCTCAGCTAGATTCACAACCGAACAATGCATAAATGTATCTTTAAGATGTTAAAAAGTACATGAACATGTGAATCTAGCAGTGGAAAGTTAGCAAGAGTGTTTCACCACAGCTGTGGTATGAGCTCACTGTTAATCACTGTTTAAAGCAACCTTGGGCCTCTCAGACTGCATCAATGAATGGAGCAGAATGAGGCGAGTTCCAACATGTGTTTTGTGTTGCAAGAAACCAAGCATTTTCCACGTTAAGACCTATCTGACAGTGGTTTCTGAATGCAAGAGCTCTCCCAGAGTTTTAACAGTGATTTCTAGCTAGAGCAAAGTTTTGTCAGCATGAACACTGTAGTTGTACAAGTGGGGCAGCTCTAGAGAGTTTCTTAATCTGATTGTATGGACCAAATGGTGACTGAAACAATTAGTTGTTTTTCCACATGAAAGTAATGCCATTAGCTTTCCAAAGGCATTATATAAAGAAATAATCACTGTAATCTATAATTACAGAATTACAGGATGTAATGAGACAGAACGTGTGTAAAGTATTTTTCAACAATGGTGGTTTCATTGTCTAAATTTAAAGTTATTCTATGGAGCAAACACCATTCCAGCTTCTGTACATGTAAACCTACTTCTCCTGCAGTTTTATTTTGAATCAAAGTAAGCTCACGATCCACTGTTGTATTCTCGTGGAGATTTTTTATCTTTCAGTCACATTGACTGTTCTTAAAATGACCAGAGTCATCTATTTCTGTCTAGTGTATGATGAATGAATGTCGACTGTCTCTTCAGAACCTTGACTGTAACTTGTAAAATTCTCTAGTGTTCTTGTCGATGACTTGAGGTTTTTTGTGCCTTCTTTATTTATAAGTTGAAAAGAATCTTTATATATTTCTGCTATCACCTGTTTGTAATTTATATGGTCTAGTTCAAGTTTTCCAGTTGTGTAAAATTGCTGTTGTTTTTTTAAGAGAAAATAAACTGATGAAATTGATATTTGGCATGAAACAGCCAATTCTCTGTCTGATCTCTGATCAAACACACTGATGCAGCTGGAAACACAATCCAGAAGTGAGCCAATGACCAGAATTGAGTATCAAAAAAAGACCACATGAAGAAATCACGTGGTTGTCGGACAcattaaatatataaatatatatattttttttatgtgtgAAGATTCACATGTAGTGTTACTCCCTCGTGAAAAAATACATTCCCATGTGACATTTTTTTCCACATGTTTATCTATCACCACTTCCAGCTACAATTTAGTCTCCCATCCCGGGACCGACTTTGCAATATGTTACTTTTGAGTTTGTGTTTTGCTTTTAATATAATTATTTTAGTTTGCTATAAGAATTTAGTTCTTGACTGCAGAAGTTTTGCTTGATATTAATGCAACAAAAGCAGCTCACACACTAAAGGATTGCACCATATAATAACACTGTTACTCTATTCAAGGGGCAATAAGCAGTTGCTACGTCAATTTTTGGACTCATAAATTAATGAtttgtacccattgattcttgaagaatataacaaatgcctcatgagctcgTATCCCATCAGAACCCagaatataagcttgttttattcCAACGTTagtaaacaatgtaaatgtaaacaaacactattatgcctcaaaacatggttacaactatagttgtgatataatggatggtcagtcgtTACATTCATAGCTCTGTCTACACAAGTAGGGAGAGcacgtggtgcagacacagatcctctcctcgtcacctggtaggagcgaagTGCCAGGCAGGATccaatccaagagtgtgcagagcctgagacacccagcccctGAGAGGgtgcagagaaggaggagagttaTTTAatttacactacatggccaaaagtcaaacatctcattccaaaatcatgggcattaatatggatttggtcctccctttgctgctataacagcctccactcttctgggaaggctttccactagaagttggaacattgctgtggggacttacttccattcagccacaagagcactagtgaggtcaggcattgatgttgggcgattaggattggctcacagtcggcgttctaactcatcccaaaggtgttcgatggggttgaggtcagggctctgtgcagaccagtcaagttcttccacaccaatttctacaaaccatttatgtatggacctcgctttgtgcacaggggcattgtcatgctgaatcaGGTAAGGaccttccacaaactgttgccacaaagttggaagcacagaatcatctagaatgtaattgtatgctgtagtgttaagatttacctttactggaactaaggggcctagcccgaaccatgaaaaacagccccagaccattattcctcctccaccaaactttacagttggcactatgcattagggGCAGATAGTGTtatcctggcatctgccaaacccagatttatccgtcggactgccagatgatgaagtgtgattcatcataCCAGAGAAATAGTTTCCACTTCTCCAGAGTACAATGGTGGGGAGCTTTacgccactccagccgacgcttggcattgtgcatgttgattttacacttgtgtgcggctgctcggccattgaaacccatttcatgaagctcacaACGAACACTTCTtgtactgacgttgcttccagaggtggTTAGGaattcggtagtgagtgttgcaaccaaagaCGGACAGAATTTGTATGCGCTTCAGCaatcggcggtcccgttctgtgaccttgtgtggcctaccactttgcagctaaGCCGTTGCTGCTCTTAGACACTTCACagcagcacttatagttgaccggggcagctctagcagggcagacatttgatgaactggCTTATTGAGaaggtcactgagctcttcagttcgggccattctgctgccaatgcttgtctattgagattgcatggctgtgtgcttgattttatacacctgtcagtaacgggtgtggcagaaatagccaaatccacgaacttgaagggatgtccacatgcTTACCATGTGTACATAGTGTACATACCATGCAGTGTACTCTTCAAAGAGGTTGGGGGAAATTTGTTCCACCATTTAGGTGCAAGGACAaagaagagctttgactgggctgagcgggagctgccctcccgcAG is part of the Oncorhynchus keta strain PuntledgeMale-10-30-2019 chromosome 15, Oket_V2, whole genome shotgun sequence genome and encodes:
- the LOC118394400 gene encoding angiopoietin-related protein 4-like isoform X2; the protein is MKTTLATLTHCLVILMATGNPFERRGGSATSGKEKKMQYAAWDDVNVIAHGLLQLGQGLKEHVDKTKGQMRDITAKLKVFNGTAADLGKESQRLQAEGEVLKAKARGLEDREVQVLNETAELREKTAEMQQERKRVDERMNKLEEKMDDMLQGEGLPDMNMGNTGNYSDARIIQWMLESQNKRIDDLVNRIQLQQDKLEKQNVRIRTLQHQIQLKKERPAFRRKPEEAVQNGSIEQRDSPIEMASDCHELFLRGEPASGVYTIQPLNSQSFEVFCEMTTEGGWTVIQRRQDGSVDFDQLWQAYQSGFGSLNGEFWLGLEKMSAVVKDTDYILKVKFSDWRDDSESIQYPIRLGGEESHYALHIQETSNGNLESALATEASGLPFSTRDQDNDQKSDTNCAKHLSGGWWFSNCGRSNLNGRYFMSPPPKQRHQRKQGVFWKTWRGHYYPLKTTVMMIAPAVMENKS
- the LOC118394400 gene encoding angiopoietin-related protein 4-like isoform X1 produces the protein MKTTLATLTHCLVILMATGNPFERRGGSATSGKEKKMQYAAWDDVNVIAHGLLQLGQGLKEHVDKTKGQMRDITAKLKVFNGTAADLGKESQRLQAEGEVLKAKARGLEDREVQVLNETAELREKTAEMQQERKRVDERMNKLEEKMDDMLQGEGLPDMNMGNTGNYSDARIIQWMLESQNKRIDDLVNRIQLQQDKLEKQNVRIRTLQHQIQLKKERPAFRRKPEEAVQNGSIEQRDSPIEMASDCHELFLRGEPASGVYTIQPLNSQSFEVFCEMTTEGGWTVIQRRQDGSVDFDQLWQAYQSGFGSLNGEFWLGLEKMSAVVKDTDYILKVKFSDWRDDSESIQYPIRLGGEESHYALHIQETSNGNLESALATEASGLPFSTRDQDNDQKSDTNCAKHLSGGWWFSNCGRSNLNGRYFMSPPPKQRHQRKQGVFWKTWRGHYYPLKTTVMMIAPAVMENKS